The following nucleotide sequence is from Ahniella affigens.
GAGGACGCAGCCAGGCGCTGGTTCCCCCAACGGACCATGAGACGGCGCATCGTCCGGTCGATACTGGTGCCGCTCATACGCGCTCCTTGATCAGGCTGGCCAGCGATTTCAAGGCCAGGGTCATGTGGTTTTCCACGGTTTTCGGGCTCAGGCCAAGCTCGGCCGCGACTTCCTTTTGGCTCATCCCTTCCACGCGCATCAGCCACAGCACGCGCCGCCGCTGCGGGGGCATCGCCGCCAGCGCCGTGCTGACTTGTGCCCATTGCTGGCGCGACTGCAGCAGGGCATCGGGGGTTGGGGAGACATCGGCAACGCGCTCGACGCCTTCGTGCTCGTCCAGCGATTCGGATTGCCGGACCTGCCGGCGGCGCAGCGCATCTTTGGCCAAGTTGTAGCCGACCTGGAACAGAAACGCGCGTGGGTCCCGCACGCTTTCGATGGGCTGATCAAGTACTCGCAAAGCGGTGTCCTGGACACAGTCCTCGGCCAGGCTTGGGTCGCCGAGCACGCGCGCCAGCACCGCCCGGAGCTCGCCGCTGTGCTGGGCAAATACCGCGGTCCAGCTGCTCACAGCGGTCCCAAGCGGTAGACGATGGGGAGTTCGAGCTCGGTAATCGCAGTTTCTCCAGGCGGCGGTTCGGGTAGTGGCGAGGCAGCGGTCAGCAAGGCCAGGGCAGCCTGGTCCAGGCGCTTGGACCCGGAACTGCTGAGCACCGTCGCAGCCAGGACCACACCATGCCGGGAAACCCGGGCCCGAATCAAGACCGTACCGGATTCGCCCCGTCGGCGCGCGGGCTCCGGGTACGACTGAAATTGCTCCAGATGGCTCAAAACATCCCAAACATAGTCGGCCGGCTCGGGTTGGCCGTGGGTGGCAGGTGCCACCTCACCGGATTCGCCCAGACCCGTCAGAGCGGGCGGCGTGGGGCTACTTGCTTCTGCCGCATTCGAGTCGGCGGGACGTTCGGGCTCTGCGCTCGTTGCGTCGGGTGCCAGCGTCGCGATCAACGCCGGTGCGCGTGTCGCTGGCGTTGGCGCCACGGGCGGCGCTGCCTTGGGTTCCGGGGCCGGCGCCGGGCTCGGTTTGGGCTCGGGTGGCTCGCGTTGCGGGGGGACGTCCACCAATTCGAACCACGCGACCTGCAACTCAGGTCGCCGTGTGGTGCTGCTCGGCGCCTGGCTCCGCAAGACCGGATCGATCAGCCAT
It contains:
- a CDS encoding TonB family protein — translated: MNEWVVQDFVRRSEAPAPRRSWRFILGAALSMILHGLLLLWLIDPVLRSQAPSSTTRRPELQVAWFELVDVPPQREPPEPKPSPAPAPEPKAAPPVAPTPATRAPALIATLAPDATSAEPERPADSNAAEASSPTPPALTGLGESGEVAPATHGQPEPADYVWDVLSHLEQFQSYPEPARRRGESGTVLIRARVSRHGVVLAATVLSSSGSKRLDQAALALLTAASPLPEPPPGETAITELELPIVYRLGPL
- a CDS encoding RNA polymerase sigma factor, producing MSSWTAVFAQHSGELRAVLARVLGDPSLAEDCVQDTALRVLDQPIESVRDPRAFLFQVGYNLAKDALRRRQVRQSESLDEHEGVERVADVSPTPDALLQSRQQWAQVSTALAAMPPQRRRVLWLMRVEGMSQKEVAAELGLSPKTVENHMTLALKSLASLIKERV